CTGTCGAAGACCCGAAGGTTGACGAGTATATCGAAAAGGCCGCCAGTGAAACACCTGATAAGTATGTGGAAACCTATAAGGAATTCGAGCAGTATCTTGTAGGCGAAAAGGCTTATATCGCTCCTTTATACAGCTCCATAAAAACTCAGGCCGTAAATAAAGAGATTCTTAAAGCAGACTCTGTTGCCCTTTCAAAATCAAGAAGCCAGATTTGGGAAAAAATTGACTTCGTTGATGAATCCAAAAGAGAAACAGAGCCTATGATTACCAGCCAGGCCATCAGCGAGCTTACATCTTTAGACCCTATAAAAGGAAATGACGGCTCTATCAATATCATCAATACAAATATGTATGTAAGGCTTGTAAATCTTACAAACGACGATCAGGTTGTGTCTGACGGCTCTTTAAGCTATGAGCACGCCATAAAAGACAACAATCAGGATTTCTACTTTGTTCTCAGAGACGACATCAACTTCTCTAAAGTAGAAGACTTCAAGGCCGTTGATTCAGGTGTAAGAGTAGGCGGAGAAGACGTTGTATTTGCTCTTGACAGAGCAAAGAATAAAGACAGCGTTCCTAACCACAGAACATACAGCCTCCATGAAAGCATGGATACCATTACTATCGTAACAGATTTGGCAGAGCTTGAATCTTCCAAATCAGCATCAGGCAAATCCGTTAAAGAAACTTTAGAAACCAAAACACCTTCTGCCATTACATCTCTTACAGCAGATAAAACAGCAGTGGATAACGCAGCAGGCGTGTATCAGGTAGTAAAAGTTACAACAAAGAACCCATTCCCACAGGTACTCAACTATCTTGCTCACCAGTCCGCAGGTATCGTATCAAAGGATCAGGTTGAAGCGATAAATACTTATGACGTTGCTACCTATGACGTACAAAAAGACGTAGCATACGGCGATCAGGCAGCAATAACAGAAGGTGCCACCTACAACAATACATTAATGTGCTCAGGCCCTTATATTGCGACATTAAAGAACGACTATCAGGTAACATTCCAGAAGAACCCTGCTTACATGAAGGGTACCGAATGGGAGCCTAAAATTACAAATTACACAATGAAGTTCATCAAGGACCCCGACAGCGCCCTTTCAGCTTTAAGAAGCGGTGAAATCTATATGCTTTACAGCGTTCCCGAAGCAAAATTTGACCTTGTTACAAATGATCCTAAGCTTGTGCTTCAAGAAATGCCAAGTAATGCCGTTTTCTACATGAACTTCAACCAGAAAGGCCAGATGGCAAGCGAAAACCTTCGTAAAGCAGTTGTTTACTCCATTAATCAGGATGAGCTTATATCTGTTTTCTTAGGAAGAGCTTATAAGACATATTCAACCCTTTCAACAATGGTTCAGACAGGAAATGAGCTTGTTGCAGATTCTGCAAAGGTTCAGGAAGCTTTAGCAGCCTGGGCAGCAGAAGCGAAATAAATGAAATATTAAACCGGAACGGGGCAAACGCTTTCATGGGTTTGCCCCGTCGTCAAAATAAAACTTTGGCGATACACTGTAAGAAGATTTACAAAGTTCCCCTGGGAACTTTATAAATCTTTGTAGTTTGACGGAAATTTAGTATTAAACAGTGACAAAACCGTATATTCACGGAAGTTCAAAATGTACCGTTTCCCAAGGAAATCCGTATTTTTGAGTCTCTAATGAATAGGTTTTTGTTACTGCTTTATAAGAAAGTTACTGTAATGGAAATGAATTGGTGCGGTTTAAAAATCCGGCCATAAAGCATAACACTTTTGTGTTATGCTCAGGTTTTTGCAAAGCAAAGATACTTTCCCATCAAATTAATTAAAGTCTGCGATGCTAATCCGTATTTTTTATGTATTTGTCGTGGAACAGGAAGGCTTAAGCCTTCCTGTTTTTTATATATAATGGTATACTTTAATGAACATAATAAATTTATTCTATAGTAAATTTCACAGAAGGACGCAATAAAAGTCTATTTTGCCTAAAGGATGCGACTTCTTCGTCGCCTCCCTTTTTTGCAAACAATACATTTTCAGCTGTAAAATAATAAATAAACTTTAGTTTATTTATTATTCTTGTTGGTTTTTCTATTTACAAACAACGCCTAATAGAAGTATAAGGAGGAGCATATGGGTATCAGAAATGCGGCAAAAGCCATTATCATTGACGGGGAAAGCATACTTTTAAATAAAAATGAAAATTCCGCAGACAGGGAATTTTTAGGGCTTAAGAAAGGAGATATTTATTATGATTTGCCGGGCGGAGGCCAAAATCAATATGAGACTCTGATAGAAGCCGTAAAAAGAGAATGCCTTGAAGAAACCGGCTATACCGTATCTGTGGAAAAGCTTGCCGCTATATATGAAGAAATATTCCTGGACGAAGGCTTCAGGGCCGAATATCCCGAATATGCTCATAAAATTTATTTTATCTTCTTATGCCGTAAAGCAGAAGAACCTATACAGGAGCCTACGGAAAAGGATTTGGATATGCTTGATTCGGAATGGGTAAAAATAGACAGCATAAAGGATATGAAATTACATCCCAAAGTCCTCAGAGAAAATATAGATTCCATATTAAATACGGATAAAACCCTATACCTTGGCTCTGAATATATATAAAAGAAAACCCCCGCCGGAATTAGGACGGGGGTTCTTATTAATATAAAAAGCACGAACCTAGAAAACAGGCATGCGGTTCAATGATACCCTGTGAATTTAAAGAGTACCTGTTGGGATTGATGTAAATAAATCCATATTTACAAAGCAACTCTATAGCTTCTTTTTATAAGTTTAATATAGATTCGGTTTTTCCTTCGATTCCGCCGAGCATTAACGCAAGCAGGAAAGTAAGCTGTACAAGCTCATGGGAATTTTCAGTAGGGAAGAATTCTTCGAGAGAATGCACCTTATTGTCTGTAGTGCCAAGGCCTACACATACGGCAGGGATTCCTGCGCCGATGGGATTATTGGCATTGGTAGAGCCGCCCTGGTTGAAAATAGGCTCATGGCCGAGATAATGCTTCATGATTGCATAGGTGCTTTCAACGATAGGAGCGTGTTTATCCTGGTCTCCCGCGGGAACGTCTACATATACGTTATAGTCGAAGGTGATGGTATCCTTACCCCAGCGTTTTGTTTCTTCGTCACATGCTTCCTGAAGGGCCTGCATGATTTTATCGTTCAGCTTGTTTAATTCTTCCATAGAGTTTGAGCGGAAGTTGAATTTAATGGTTGCCTTCTGAACGATTGCATGGATTCCGGCGTCGTTTCCGGCGTGGAAATTGGATACGCAGAAGGTGGTTCTCGGATCCTCGGGAACTTCGATGTCTGCTATTTTAGCAACGGCTCTTGCAGCAGCGTGGAGAGGATTTGCCATTGTTCCGAAAGCGCCGTAGGCATGCCCGCCGATGCCGTAGAAATTAGCTTCACAGGTTCTCATGCCGGTAGCCTGATATGTAATTGCGGTGGCTTCAAAGCCATCTATATTGATGCTTGCTTCAATATCCTGATTTGCCTGTAAAAGCTTTTTAACGCCTGAAAGACCGCCAAGGCCTTCTTCTTCAACGGAGCCTGCAAAAAGGAAATCGCCCTTCAGTTTAAGGCCTGAATGGTTCAAAGCCCTTATAACTGAAAGATTTACAGCAAGACCTCTTGTATCGTCACATATTCCGGGGGCATATACTATGCCGTTTTCAATTCTGACATCTTTTACGGAACCGAAAGGGAAAACCGTGTCAAGATGGGCTTCAACAAGAACTTTAGGGCCGCCGCCGGTTCCCTTTTTCTCGCCGATGGTATTGCCAAACTGGTCTAAATGGACATTTTCAAGGCCAAGCTCTTCAAAATATTTGGCGTAAGCCTTTGCCCTTTCTTCCTCATGGAAGGTAGGAGCCTCTATCTTAACAAGGTCTATCTGGTTCTGCAGGGTGTTCTCGGAATCCTCTTTTATGAATTCCAAGGTTTTTTGTACCTCGTCGAGAGACAGTATTTTGTCGAGAAGCTCTTGAGTCTTTGGTGAAACCGCATAGCTCATATGAATACCTCCTTAAATAGTATTGTACTGAATCAAGTTTTAAAAAGCTTCAAAAAGCATAGGCTTTAAGAAGAATTGCTATAGTAAATTTAAGGTTAAACAGTAACAAAACTCTGTATTTGCCGTGGCTCAAAAATGTAGCGTTATCTGCGGAAGTTTATGTTTTTGAGTCTATGGTGGATAGGCTTTGTTCCTTCTTTATAAGAAATCTACTATATACTTAACAGTATAAAGAATATGGCATTTAAAGGCAAGAGCATATCATGGAGAATAAAAAGATTAGCTAATGCTAACAAAAAACGCCTGTATTTTTATGCAAATATTTACCTATAAAACAGGGAAGATTAAATTTAGAACATTTATCCTTTAAAAGCCATATATTGAAGTAATTATAATTTAAAGTTAAATGGGAACAAAACCGCATATTCATTTGACTCAAGAATGTACCGTTTTCTGCGGAAATCCGCATTTTTATATCTACAGGGAATAGGCTTTGGCTACTTCTTCATAATAAATTTACGATATAAAGGAATTTCACTATGTTTTCTGCGAAAGCACGTATTCTTGCGTTTTAGCAAATCGGTTTTGTTGCTTCTTTATGAGAAATTTGTGATACCTCTGAAAATGATATAGTAAATTTACCCATTGGCCGCCGGTCTCTATGGATAGGGGGATATATATGTTTTATTACGGTGAAGATATCAATGTGACTTTTGAGGATATGCTCAGGGAATTCCTTCTCAGAAAGAGAAGAGAAGAAAATAAAGATATGGATTATGCACAAGCAGCAGAAGAAATCAATTTACTGCTGAATTCTCCCGAAATGGAAATTTTCTGTTTTGATGAATACGCAGATATAATATTCAACGAAATTACATGTTTTATAGGTCCGGCTGTGGATAAGGTGTTGGAGGGAATGAGGCCTTTAGATGAATTTTCTCTTGAAAGAGAGAAAAAATCCATAATGAAAAAGGTATTGGAAGAAATCATAAGGAATTTATAAAAGGCTGCGGATAACCCGCAGCCTTTTATATTAAATTTCTCATAAAAAAGCAATAAAACCAATTCACTATAGATTCAAAAACACAAGTTTTTGCAGGAAAGGATACATTTTTGAGCCTATAGCCAATTTCGAATTAAACAGTAATAAAAAATCGTATATTTTAATGCTTAGTGAACCTGAAAACACTTACAGGGAAACTGTTAAAGTGTTTTCAGGCGAACGTCCCCTCATAGCCAACAAAGATATTTTAATCTTTGTTGGCTATAAATGGCTTAAACATATTAGAATCCCTATGTTTAAGCCGTTTATGAAAAATAGATTTTTATTGCTTCCTTCTGTGAAATTTACTATAAGTGAAGATATAGCTTTGTTATACTTGAATAATACAAAATAGGTAGCATAGCCAATTTGCTTTTTCCTTATTTTATGCTCTTTAAAACAAGATACTTACAGCGGAATAAAAGCAAATGACTATACGATTTAACTTTAAATTTATTATATATGCTACTTAACTTCGAGCATTGCATTGATTTCGCTTCCCAGAAGGAGAACGGTAGATATGATATTAAGCCATACCATAAGCAGGATAATCCCTGCAAGGCTTCCGTAAACTGCCGAATATCTTGAAAAATTGCTTACATACATATTAAAGCCGCCGCTTGCAATGAGCCAAAGGATGACCGTGAAAAGGCCGCCGGGCAGAAGGCTTTTAAAAGAAGTCTTTTTTGAAAGGGCAAGCTTATTAATCAGCATGACGCCGGAAAGCATAAATAAGATGGTTACAAAGTATCCCATAAAGCTGAAAATATATTTAAAGGCTTCCGACTCAGGAAGGTATTTCGTTAAAAGCACATATATATGATTATTAAATACAAGCATAACCATAGAAAGGGCTATGAGAAGCGCAAATAGAAGCACAAGAATCATGCTTACAGCCCTTTGCTTAAGGAAAAAACGGCTGTCCTTAATGCCGTAAGCCTTATGAATCCCTCTCATTACGGAATTAAAGCCGGAGGAGGCGCTGAACAAAGTAAATATTAAGGAAGTCGACAAAAGGCTGGGTCTTTTAACCGCGAGGACTTCCTTTACGAATACAGAAAATATTTCCGCAAGCTCCGCAGGAAGACCCTGATACAATTTGTTCATGAAAAGGCTTGTATCAAGTTCCATATATCCTATTAAGGTAAGAAGAAATATGATAAAAGGAAACAAGGCAAGGATAATTTTATAAGTAAGTTCATTAGCGGCAGGAATAAGCTCATCTTCCTGAACCTCTTTTATGAGGGTAGCCAGGAATAAAATAATATTTTTCATACAATCATCACCAACCACCGAATAGTAAATTTAAGATAAAACAATAGTAAAGATATATATTCACACAGATTCAAAAATGTGTTTTATAAAAAATATCATAAATCGTATTTTATAAATTGCCTTTATTTGATTTTATATATTGAAAGCTTTATTATCTATTGCTGCATGAAGGCAATTCCACGATGTTTCCGAAGGAAATCCATTTTTTGAGTCTTTAGTGAATCGGCTTTTGTTATTTCTTTGTGAAAAACTTACTATAGTATACCATAAATATAATTTTCATAAAAGCAGGGATTCATACATAGAAACCTTTAAGAATGCATATATTGTGAACAATTCAGAGGTTCTGCATTTCTATTATTTGTTAAAAAGGCTTATAAGCTTAACCTTTTCAATTTTTTAAATTCGCCAAGTATAAACCATGAAGCGCCTTCTTAAAACAAATTTATTTTGTTTTTAAATCCAACACGAATGTCTTTTGTTGAATTATTTCCTTATAATAAGTATAATTATTCTATAGTAAAGTAATTCAGATTCTATATTTATAGCAAAGCTATAGTTTTTCCTGTTTCAAATAATTTATCAAGATTATTTTACTAAGTATTTTTTTAGCTCTGTTATTTACTGCATACAGTCAATTTGTTTTATTCTGTTTTGGATATTGAGCTTTCAACAGCTTAAAATAAAGTGAAAACAAATTGACAATGGGATTACTTCAGCTTAATTTAGAATAAGGAGGCGTTTATGAAGATTACTTATATATTTAACAGCGGATTTCTTTTGGAATTTAAGGATTTTGATGTTTTAATTGATTTTTATATTGATACGGAAGATGGGCTCATCACAAAAGAAATAATAAGAAGAGAAAAGCCTTTATATGTATTTGTCTCTCACAGCCATGGGGATCATTTTAATGAAGCTGTTCTTGACTTTAAAAATAAGCGTCCTTTTGTGAAATATATATTTTCATCGGATATAAAAGATGAAATAGATTTTGACGCCGTATATCTTGAAAAAGGCGACGAATTTGGAGACGAAAACATCCATGTAAGGGCCTTCGGCTCTACAGATGAGGGAATAAGCTTCTATATTGAAGCAGAAGATAAAAAGATATTTCATGCCGGAGACCTTAATAACTGGCATTGGGAGGAGGAATGTGACAAAGAGGAAAGCCTGGGCTATGAAAGCGCCTTTGAAGAAGAGCTTTCCTATATCTGCGAAAGGATTCAGGAACTGGATGTATTGTTCTTTCCCGTTGATCCGCGGCTTGGGGCGGATTATATGAGGGGCGCCGTTCAAATCCTTGAAAAAATAACTGCAAAGCTCTTTATTCCCATGCATTTCAGAGAAAATTATGAAAGGGCAAGTGCCTTTGAAGCTATTGCCGAAAAAAACAAGTGTAAGTTCTTTACGATTCAGAAGAAAGGGGATTTTATAATATGGAAATGAAATGCAGATTTGACCATTATAATTTTAACGTATTTAACCTTGAAAAAAGCATGGAATTTTATGAAAAAGCCTTGGGCCTTAAGGAAGTGCGCCGAAAGGAAGCAGAAGACGGTTCTTTCGTCATCGTTTATCTGGGAGATTCCGAAACGGATTTTACTTTGGAGCTTACATGGCTTAGAGACTGGAACAGGCCTTACAGTATGGGCGATAACGAGGTTCATCTTTGCGTAAGGGTTCCCGGGGATTATGACGAGGTAAGGCGCTATCATCGGAATATGGGCTGGATATGCTATGAAAATCACAATATGGGGCTTTATTTCATAAGTGACCCTGATAACCATTGGATAGAAATCCTGCCGCTTAAAAAATAAAGCCTTTTTCAGCGGAGAAGCGGCGTATTAATAGAAAAGCTGCTTACAAAAAATAAAATCAGGCTTTATGAAAAAGCTGATTTTTAAGAGTATGCCTTTATCTTTCGGCAGTGCCTCTTTTAAAAACAGGAAGCATCGGAGAAAGCTATAGAAATAAAATAATCGGAAAACATTAAAAATACGGGCCTTGCAGTTATCAAACTTAAAAACAGGTTTGGTAACTGTAAGAGAGCGTTCATCTAAAAAAGTTTTACAAGTTCATTTTATATATCATTATCTGCCCTTGTGTTTGAATTATGATGAAACAACATCATTGTCAGTTTACTTTATTTTGAGCCTTCTGCAGTTAAATAACTTATGGAGGAATAAAAGCAAATTGACTATAGGCTGCCATACTCCGCCAAGAAATTGAAAGGGATCAGTAAGCTTGGCAGGAATCTTTTTCTCCTTAGGCAGATAGAGAATAATGAAAGGCCCGTAAAACTTTTTATAACTCTTACCCCGGAAAGCCCTGAGGGCCATTTAGTAGTCCTCTCGGAACCTGCAGAAATACTTTCAGATGAAACTATTATAAATAAAGATAAAAAAGAGCATCTTTATTTATGATGGATTTAAGGAAAACATATGAGATTTGAAAATGAAATAGCAATTTTTAAGTTTCATAGAGATAGCCGTCATAAGATTTTGGAAGGAAAGAGTGCTTCTGAAATAATAAAAGCTATTAAACTTACGCCGTAAAAAGCGCTATATTGCCTTATGAGTATAAGAGCAATATAGATTCCTAATTTTCCATTACCCTATAAGGAGGAAATCATATGAAAATATTGGCAGTTTGCGGAACGGGGCTTGGAAGCAGCTTCATGGTTGAAATGAATATTAAAAGCGTTTTAAAAGAGCTTAATGCAGAAGGTATAGAGGTGGAACACAGCGACCTGGGAGCAGCGGTTCCCGGAGCGGCGGACTTTTTTATAGCCGGAAGGGATATCGCCATGGGCATGAAGCATCTTGATAATGTGATAGAACTGAACAATCTCCTTGATAAAAAGGAGCTTAAGGAAAAAATAGAAAAAGCATTGCAGGAAAAAGGGATGCTGTAAATAAATTTATTAAAGCAGTGTATGCGTATAGTAAAATAGATTTTTGCTGCTGCCTTACGGCTATTTCACTATAAAAGATATTTTTGTGAAATATTTCGTAAACATATGAAATATAATATATAGGATAAAATTTTAATGAGAGAAGTCGGCTTCCCGGCTTTTTTCTCATATACATATTTTCTTGGGTCCTAAAATTATGCTAAAGAAAATTCTAAAAAACACCATAAATCTACGAATCTAAACATTCCTTCTTTAAAATTCTGAATAAACAAAAGATATAAGCAAAAAGCAAATAAAGTAAAATAGCTTTAAGGTAGTAACAAAAGCCTATTTTTCATAAACGGCTTAATATAACAGAAACGCTTATATTAAGCCATTCAAAATATACGGTTTTTGTTACTGGAATCAAATTATTTTACTATAAAAGCCGCAGGAAAAGTAATCTTAGTTCAAAATATGCCTTTTTAAAAGAAAGACCTGTTTTGTACTAGGGAATAACCTTGGGGCTATAGTGCTATTGCTTTCATATTTACTCCACTCTAAAAAGAATATTATGTCTTTATAAGGTATAGTAAAATAGATTTTTGTGATTACCTTAAAGCTATTTCACTATAAATTACTTTAAATTTACTATAGTTTAAGCTTTCTGTGATATTTTAAACGAAATCAAGTTTAAAGAAGCTGAAATTTTTGGAAAAGCATCTGAACCATGTGCTTTTCACTGTAAAAACTTAGGCGGAATACAAATTGAATTCGTATCATCAGCATTGCTATAAGTATAATAAGAGAGGAGAAAGAGTATGGTAATTCTTAAGTTTATGCAGGATTTACTGTCTACGCCGGCCTATCTCGTTGCCTTAATGGCAGTTTTAGGCTTGGTGCTGCAAAAGAAGGCGGCGCCTGATGTTATTAGAGGCGCAATCAAGGCATTTCTGGGATTTCTCGTTCTTTCCGCAGGGGCCGACGTTGTTGTTGCATCTTTAGGACCCTTTGGGGAAATGTTCCAGCATGCGTTTAATACCCAGGGGGTTGTTCCAAATAATGAGGCCATCATTGCCGTTGCCCTTGAAAAATTCGGCTCGGTAACTGCCCTTATTATGTTCTTTGGAATGATTGCAAACCTCCTTATAGCACGTATTACAAAATTTAAATACGTGTTTCTTACAGGCCATCATACCCTCTATATGGCGTGTATGATAGGGGTTATTTTACTTACCGTAGGCATGAATGAAACCATGACCATTATCGTAGGTTCTGTAGCTCTTGGCATCGTAATGGTGCTTTTTCCGGCCATGGCCCAGCCTACCATGGAAAAACTAACAGGCAACAGCGAGGTTGCCTTCGGGCACTTCAGCACCATAGGCTACTGGGCTTCGGCGTGGATTGGTAAGCTTGTAGGGAAGAATTCAAAAAGCACAGAAGAAATTAATTTTCCGAAATCCTTGGCCTTTTTAAGAGACAGCTCCGTTTCCATATCGCTTACTATGGTAATTATTTATGTTGTTCTTGCAGTTTTTGCAGGGCCTTCCTTTGTAGGAGAGCTAAGCGGAGGGGAAAATTTTATACTGTTTTCAATTAAAAAAGGCGTTCAGTTTGCCGCCGGCGTATATGTTATTTTACAAGGGGTTCGCCTTATTCTTGCAGAAATTGTTCCTGCCTTTAAAGGAATTTCCGAAAAGCTTATTCCCAATGCGAAACCGGCTCTGGACTGCCCTGTTGTTTATCCCTTTGCACCCAATGCCGTTTTAATCGGATTTTTCTCTTCTTTTGTAGGCGGAATCGTTGGAATGTTGATATTAATTGTCACAGGCGGTATAATAATATTGCCGGGAGTTGTTCCCCATTTCTTCTGCGGCGCCACTGCCGGTGTTTTCGGAAACGCCAACGGCGGCGTAAAAGGCTGTGTGCTGGGCTCCTTTGTAAACGGCCTGATGCTTACGTTTGCTCCTATTCTGATTATGCCTTTGCTGGGAGATTTAGGCTTTGTGGGAACCACTTTCTCAGACCTTGACTTTATCGCCACAGGCTTTGCCCTGGGTAAGGCAGGCCAGTTCGGCCCTGCTATAGCAGCGGCTTTGGTATTTGGGGTTCTTGCTGTTATGGTTATCGTTTCTTATATAGGTAAGAAAAAGGAAGCCTAATTAAAATTTTCTTTCCCGAAAGCAATCTGTGTTTTTAAGCCTGCCGGGAAAGGCCTTTGTTACTTCTTCATAATAAATTTACTTTGTTTTGTATAGAAACATAAATTTTAAGAAAAAAAGTTCAGCAATGCTTTATAATCGTTAAAGGACTTTGACTAAAAAAACATATTTTGCATAAAAATCTATATAGGTTTTGATTTTTACAGCAAATTTTAAATTGCTGCGGAAAACCTTCAAAAACATAAGCTTTAACTGTAGTTTAAATTGTTTTACAATAGAATTGCAATGGTTGCGTTCAGGGCAAAGCCCTGAACGCAACTGAAATATTTTTAAGCGTATAGAGTCTGAAGACTTTTACGATATATATTTTCTATAAATAATTTATAATTATTACGGCATATAAATTTTTTATGGAATTGATTGGGCTGTATACTGCCGTAAAAAGCAGATTCACCAAATTTAAGGCACAGGGCAAAGGTCTTAAATTTGGACAGGCTTTTTGGGCCGTATGCACTAAATTTATTAATCAGGAGGATAAAATGGACAGAAATGAATTGCAAAGGCTTGAACGCTTTGCTTTGGAAATCCGTTTAAACACAGTGAAGAGCCTTCATCATTTAGGCTTTGGACACTACGGCGGAAGCCTTTCCATCGTTGAGTGTCTTTCCGTATTATACGGCAAGGTAATGAATATTGACCCTAAAGAGCCTGACAAAAAGGATAGGGATTATTTTATTCTTTCAAAAGGTCATGCAGGTCCGGGCTTATATTCGGCGCTTGCATTAAAGGGATATTTCCCGATGGACGTACTTATGACATTAAACGCCAACGGAACGAAGCTTCCAAGCCATCCCGACAGACAGCTTACAACAGGCGTGGATATGACTACCGGTTCTTTAGGCCAAGGCATCAGTGCTGCCTGCGGTGTTGCAAAATCTTTTAAAATAAGTAAAAGCGACCAGAAGGTATACTCCATCGTAGGAGACGGCGAGCTTAATGAAGGCCAGTGCTGGGAGGCTTTTCAGTTTGCAGCGCACAATAAGCTTGATAATTTATTTGTTTTTCTTGACGACAATAAAAAGCAGCTTGACGGCTACACAAAAGACATTTGTGACGGTGCATGCTATGAGGATAAATTCAAAGCCTTCGGCTTCGATACCTATAAGGTAAAAGGCAACAGCGTAGAAGAAATTTACGAGGCAATTGAAAAGGCTTCTAAAGTAAGCGGAAAGCCTCATATGATTATCCTTGATACAATAAAGGGACAGGGCTTTAAATATCTTGAAGAAAAATTCGACAACCATCATTTAAGACCGACCCCTGAAGAGGTAGAGATTATAGCCGAATATATCAAGGAGCTTGAAAATCAGTTAGGAGGCGTTCAGAATGCTTAAGAAGGGAAATAACGAGCTTCGTAAAGTTTATGTCGATACATTGATAGAGCTTTGCGAAAAAGACAGAAATGTAGTTGCCCTTGAGGCAGACCTTGCAGGCTCCATAGGGACTAAGCGGTTTAAAGACCACTTCCCCGATAATTTCATAGACTGCGGCATTATGGAAGCCAATATGATGGGCGTTGCGGCAGGGCTTTCTCTCACAGGGAAGAGACCCTTTGTTCATACCTTCGGCCCCTTTGCCACAAGAAGGGTTTTTGACCAGGTTTTCATCTCTCTTGCCTATGCCAATTTAAGCGCAACCATCTTAGGCTCTGACTGCGGCGTAACAAGCGAGTTTAACGGCGGAACCCATATGCCT
This is a stretch of genomic DNA from Anaeropeptidivorans aminofermentans. It encodes these proteins:
- a CDS encoding ABC transporter substrate-binding protein, which encodes MKKAIALVMSLVFAMSLAACSGNVKTKDEVKGTDTPAQTEQKQDTAQQPAGAKPKITLLSMSSNEKAANIVRDQLTKNGFDVTVNLQPDYSSYKSLIDSHSYDVALSSWTTVTGNPDYAVRSLFKTGGDYNNNPVEDPKVDEYIEKAASETPDKYVETYKEFEQYLVGEKAYIAPLYSSIKTQAVNKEILKADSVALSKSRSQIWEKIDFVDESKRETEPMITSQAISELTSLDPIKGNDGSINIINTNMYVRLVNLTNDDQVVSDGSLSYEHAIKDNNQDFYFVLRDDINFSKVEDFKAVDSGVRVGGEDVVFALDRAKNKDSVPNHRTYSLHESMDTITIVTDLAELESSKSASGKSVKETLETKTPSAITSLTADKTAVDNAAGVYQVVKVTTKNPFPQVLNYLAHQSAGIVSKDQVEAINTYDVATYDVQKDVAYGDQAAITEGATYNNTLMCSGPYIATLKNDYQVTFQKNPAYMKGTEWEPKITNYTMKFIKDPDSALSALRSGEIYMLYSVPEAKFDLVTNDPKLVLQEMPSNAVFYMNFNQKGQMASENLRKAVVYSINQDELISVFLGRAYKTYSTLSTMVQTGNELVADSAKVQEALAAWAAEAK
- a CDS encoding NUDIX domain-containing protein, yielding MGIRNAAKAIIIDGESILLNKNENSADREFLGLKKGDIYYDLPGGGQNQYETLIEAVKRECLEETGYTVSVEKLAAIYEEIFLDEGFRAEYPEYAHKIYFIFLCRKAEEPIQEPTEKDLDMLDSEWVKIDSIKDMKLHPKVLRENIDSILNTDKTLYLGSEYI
- a CDS encoding M20/M25/M40 family metallo-hydrolase, whose product is MSYAVSPKTQELLDKILSLDEVQKTLEFIKEDSENTLQNQIDLVKIEAPTFHEEERAKAYAKYFEELGLENVHLDQFGNTIGEKKGTGGGPKVLVEAHLDTVFPFGSVKDVRIENGIVYAPGICDDTRGLAVNLSVIRALNHSGLKLKGDFLFAGSVEEEGLGGLSGVKKLLQANQDIEASINIDGFEATAITYQATGMRTCEANFYGIGGHAYGAFGTMANPLHAAARAVAKIADIEVPEDPRTTFCVSNFHAGNDAGIHAIVQKATIKFNFRSNSMEELNKLNDKIMQALQEACDEETKRWGKDTITFDYNVYVDVPAGDQDKHAPIVESTYAIMKHYLGHEPIFNQGGSTNANNPIGAGIPAVCVGLGTTDNKVHSLEEFFPTENSHELVQLTFLLALMLGGIEGKTESILNL
- a CDS encoding YihY/virulence factor BrkB family protein, which produces MKNIILFLATLIKEVQEDELIPAANELTYKIILALFPFIIFLLTLIGYMELDTSLFMNKLYQGLPAELAEIFSVFVKEVLAVKRPSLLSTSLIFTLFSASSGFNSVMRGIHKAYGIKDSRFFLKQRAVSMILVLLFALLIALSMVMLVFNNHIYVLLTKYLPESEAFKYIFSFMGYFVTILFMLSGVMLINKLALSKKTSFKSLLPGGLFTVILWLIASGGFNMYVSNFSRYSAVYGSLAGIILLMVWLNIISTVLLLGSEINAMLEVK
- a CDS encoding MBL fold metallo-hydrolase codes for the protein MKITYIFNSGFLLEFKDFDVLIDFYIDTEDGLITKEIIRREKPLYVFVSHSHGDHFNEAVLDFKNKRPFVKYIFSSDIKDEIDFDAVYLEKGDEFGDENIHVRAFGSTDEGISFYIEAEDKKIFHAGDLNNWHWEEECDKEESLGYESAFEEELSYICERIQELDVLFFPVDPRLGADYMRGAVQILEKITAKLFIPMHFRENYERASAFEAIAEKNKCKFFTIQKKGDFIIWK
- a CDS encoding VOC family protein encodes the protein MKCRFDHYNFNVFNLEKSMEFYEKALGLKEVRRKEAEDGSFVIVYLGDSETDFTLELTWLRDWNRPYSMGDNEVHLCVRVPGDYDEVRRYHRNMGWICYENHNMGLYFISDPDNHWIEILPLKK
- a CDS encoding PTS sugar transporter subunit IIB gives rise to the protein MKILAVCGTGLGSSFMVEMNIKSVLKELNAEGIEVEHSDLGAAVPGAADFFIAGRDIAMGMKHLDNVIELNNLLDKKELKEKIEKALQEKGML
- a CDS encoding PTS ascorbate transporter subunit IIC, which produces MVILKFMQDLLSTPAYLVALMAVLGLVLQKKAAPDVIRGAIKAFLGFLVLSAGADVVVASLGPFGEMFQHAFNTQGVVPNNEAIIAVALEKFGSVTALIMFFGMIANLLIARITKFKYVFLTGHHTLYMACMIGVILLTVGMNETMTIIVGSVALGIVMVLFPAMAQPTMEKLTGNSEVAFGHFSTIGYWASAWIGKLVGKNSKSTEEINFPKSLAFLRDSSVSISLTMVIIYVVLAVFAGPSFVGELSGGENFILFSIKKGVQFAAGVYVILQGVRLILAEIVPAFKGISEKLIPNAKPALDCPVVYPFAPNAVLIGFFSSFVGGIVGMLILIVTGGIIILPGVVPHFFCGATAGVFGNANGGVKGCVLGSFVNGLMLTFAPILIMPLLGDLGFVGTTFSDLDFIATGFALGKAGQFGPAIAAALVFGVLAVMVIVSYIGKKKEA